ATGATGCATCGGCGCATACGATTGAAGAAACGATTAATCCACGGGTTCGTGCTGCTTGGGGGATTTATACGTCTGTGGCCTTTTCCTTTATTTTTGGATTTATCATGCTTGCTTTTGTCACTTTATCCATCAAAAACGCAGCGGCTGCCAGTGAAGCGGAAAATGCATTTATTTATGTGATTAGCGAAGCATTAGGTGGCACATTTGGTTCCGTTGTGCTGTGGCTCGTCACCTTTGCGATGTGGTTCTGTGGCTTGGCATCGATTACTTCCTTTTCGCGAATGTTGTATGCGTTTTCGCGTGACAAAGGAATGCCGTGGAGCCATCAGTGGGCAGAAATTTCGACCAAATACCGAACGCCGGCAAAAGCAATTTGGCTGGTTATCATTCTTTCCTTTGCGCTTGCCTTGTTCGATTACATCGTGAAAAGCATCAATCCGAACACGTCGTATACGACCTTGGCATTTTTGACTGCGGTAAGTGTCGTTGGGTTATATGTCGCTTACGGGATTCCGTTGTACCTCAAGCTCCGGGCGGAATCCCGGGGACTTTTTCAGCGGAAGCATTACGGTCCTTGGCATCTGGGGAACTGGAGTAAACCCATTAATGTGTTGAGCCTGATTTGGATCGTCTTCATCTCGATAATGATGGTGATTCCGCCGAATCAAACAGCTGGGTATGCCTTGATCGCCATGTTTTTGGTGCTTCTAATCATGGATTTGGCTTATTACCGGAAGCATTTCAGGGGCCCGCAAGCTGCGCTGGGCAATTCAGAGGAAGACATAAAACGTCAGGAAGCAAAATTTCGTGACTCCTAATGGAAAAGAAGATCTGGCTCACGGAATGTGAAGGGCCACCCTTATGTCAGTTGGTCAAGACCCCATTTAGTGGACATTGAAATAAGCCCTAGGCTATAAGCTGGCGTCGGTATTCAACCGGCGTCAGCTTATTTAGTTTTCGTTGTGCTCTTTTCTCGTTATAAAAGAGAATAAATTCTTCTATTCGCCTTTGTGCTTCCTCTATACTTCGGATATCATAGGGATAGAGTGCTTCAACTTTCAGATGCGAAAAAAAGCTCTCCATAGAGGCGTTGTCATAACAATTGCCTCGGCGTGACATGCTGATTTGGGCTCCAACCTTTGGCAGCATGTCGTGGTAAGCATGGGACGTGTACTGGTACCCTTGATCGCTGTGAACGATCAATCCAGCCACGTCTTTTTGTTTTTCAAATGCTTTCTTGAAGGTTTCTAACACAAGTGGATTATCGTTACGCTGGCTTAGATGATAAGCGACAATCTCATTGTTCCATAGATCTTTTATAGCAGATAAGTAAATCCGATGGTCAAATACCCGAAACTGTGTGACATCCGTTACCCACTTTTGATTAGGCCCTTCCGCAGTGAAATTCCGTTGCAGCAAATTTTCCGTGATTCTGCCATCCGACACAGCCGTTTCATAACTGGTACGGTGGATGTATTTACGACGGATGATTGCCTGCATGCCTAGCTCCTGCATGAGACGTAGCACTTTCTTGTGATTTACTTTCAGGTTATATTGGCGGTATAACTCGTCCTGGACACGACGATAGCCAACCGTCTTGTCCCGTTCTTCATAAATGCTTCTGATTTTGCGTTTGAGATGTTCGTCGGGATCATTGTCCTTGCGTTTCACATACGCATAGTAACCGCTTCGGCTTATACCTAAACAAGCGCACAGTTCTTGAACGCTTCGTTTGTCCCTTAGCTCGTCAACGACGATGTGCTTGTTTTGCAACCCTCCCGATTCAAGATTTGTAACCACTTTTTTAAGACATCTACCTCCAGTTGTAGACGCCGAATTTCCCGGTCCTGCTCCGTTTCAACCCGATAAGGATTTCCACGCCCGTCCTTGAATGATGCATCTCCATTTTCACGATACTTTCTCATCCAAGTTCTGACGCGGTATTTATCCTGGACCCCTAGGTGTTCTGCAATCTTTCTGTAGCTCCATCCTTCTTCCACGTGCAAGCGAACCGCTTCTACCTTGAGTGTTTCTGGATAATGTTTACATTTGTGTCCTTTCACTGCCATGACGAAAAGCACCCCCTAGAATTACATCGGATTAACCTAGGGGTTTTTTCCAATGTCTATTCTAAGGGGTGCACTTCAAGTATTGGCATAGGGGTTTTTTTCGTGAAGGACGGTTTTGCATAACGAATGGCAGAGGACGAAAAGCTATCAGTAGGAAGGAAATAGCAATACAGATGGGAGGTAGGCGATGAAAAGGATGAGATGGCTGCTACTAACAATGGGAATCGTGCTGATGGCTCAAGCAACGAGCTTGGTTCCACAGGTGAGTGGGTATGACAAATATGTGCGAGAAGGAAACTCCTCGAATCGGTATGAAGTCGCGGGTATTACAAATGCAGGCGCATTCGAAGCCTTTTTTGAAAAACTTCAAGAAGCGGTCAAAAATAGTGACAAGACAGAAGTAGCCAAGCATGTCAGGTATCCTCTGCGAGTGAACAAAGACGGAAAAAGTCAGTTTATCCGAGATGAACAGCAATTTTTGGAAGAGTACAATCGAATCATGACTGAGAAGGTAAAGGAAGCGTTTTTACAGCAAAAGGTAACCGACACGTTTGTTAATGATCAAGGTGTGATGGTAGGGAATGGAGAAATCTGGCTGGGGCAATTTTCGAATCGCTTTGTCGTTTTTGCAATAAATGTGGAATAGGACAAGAGCTTTTCTCTAGAAAAGCTCCCACTCTAGTAGCATAAATCTTTTTATTGTTACAAATAGTATATTTAACATGGACATTATCGGTGGAAAATTCTAAAATAACAAATAAATAGACAGCTACAAATGTGGATTCGACAGCCTTGTCCTCGTGGAATGGACATTTGTTATTTTCATCGTTCCGTGATAGAATTCACAAAACGATATTTTTTTTAGCTAAACTTAACTGACTCGGGAAATGTTGAGGGATAAGGCAAAAAGAGGAGTGATTGTGTGAGTTTGGAAACGAAGAAATGGGCGGATGAAGTAGCTGAGCAGGTAATCTCATGGCGACGATATCTCCATCAGCATCCAGAATTGTCGTTTGAAGAGGAAAAGACGTCTCAATTTATTTACGAAACGTTGGAATCTTTCGGGAATTTGGAGCTTTCGCGGCCAACCAAAACGAGCGTGGTCGCTCGACTGATCGGATCACAGCCAGGAAAAGTTCTTGGCATTCGCGCTGACATTGATGCTCTCCCGATCCATGAAGAAAATGATGTGCCATATGCATCAGGAAAAGCTGGCGTGATGCACGCGTGCGGACATGACGGTCATACAGCGATGCTGTTGGGAGCCGCAAAAATTTTGTCCCAGTACAAGGATCAAATCAAAGGTGAGGTTCGGTTCTTCTTCCAGCATGCCGAGGAGCTGCCGCCGGGTGGGGCTGCTGAAATCGTAAGAGCTGGTGCAGCGGACGGACTGGATTCGATCATCGGTATTCATTTGGCATCGTACATGCCTGTAGGGAAATTTGGTGTACTTTATGGGGCACTTACTTCATCGACAGATCGCTTCGATATCAAGATTCAAGGAAAAGGTGGACACTCCTCGCAACCGGAGGCATCCGTTGACCCGATCGTCATTGGGGCACAGGTTATTACTGGCCTACAACAAATTGTATCCCGCAACGTCAGTGCGTTGGACAAGGTCGTTATTTCGGTGACGATGCTGAATGCAGGGACAGCTTATAACATCATCCCAGATTCGATGACGCTGACGGGCTCCACACGCTGCTTCGATGCACAGATTCGCCAAAATATTCCGATGTGGATTGAACGAATTGTCAAAGGAATTACCGAAGCGCATGGAGCAAGTTATGAATTCACGTTCTCGCACGGCTACACATCCGTTGTCAACGACAAGCAGGTGACGAAGCTGATGGAGGATACGATCCGCGAGCGTTGGGGAGAAGAAGAGATTATTTACATTGATCCTTTGATGCCGGGTGAAGATTTCTCTGAGTATTTGAAAAAAGCTCCTGGCTGTTTTATTCAATTGGGTGCTGGCAATCCGGACAAAGGCTTCACGTATCCGCACCATCATCCTCGCTTTGATTTTGATGAGGATGCAATGGTACGCGGCGTGGAATTGTTTGTTCGGGCAGCTCAAAAAGTTGTCATGGAGTAGAGCGAGA
The window above is part of the Brevibacillus brevis NBRC 100599 genome. Proteins encoded here:
- a CDS encoding amino acid permease; this translates as MQQEKEQQLLEDRRDLNKFGYAQELLRDMGGFSNFAISFSIISILTGAVSLYGHGLLYGGSGMMGFGWTLVALFVILIAASMSELASAIPTAGALYHWAAILGSKRWGWYTAWINLIGQIGIVAGIDYSFSLFADPLLASAFGYTSTETTTLILFGITLLLHGTFNHIGIRLVARLNDFSAWYHIGVVVILVGSLVFFSRNDLQPLDYLFQVGQTFSDKPYAIAFLIGLLQAQWTFTGYDASAHTIEETINPRVRAAWGIYTSVAFSFIFGFIMLAFVTLSIKNAAAASEAENAFIYVISEALGGTFGSVVLWLVTFAMWFCGLASITSFSRMLYAFSRDKGMPWSHQWAEISTKYRTPAKAIWLVIILSFALALFDYIVKSINPNTSYTTLAFLTAVSVVGLYVAYGIPLYLKLRAESRGLFQRKHYGPWHLGNWSKPINVLSLIWIVFISIMMVIPPNQTAGYALIAMFLVLLIMDLAYYRKHFRGPQAALGNSEEDIKRQEAKFRDS
- a CDS encoding IS3 family transposase; this encodes MQNKHIVVDELRDKRSVQELCACLGISRSGYYAYVKRKDNDPDEHLKRKIRSIYEERDKTVGYRRVQDELYRQYNLKVNHKKVLRLMQELGMQAIIRRKYIHRTSYETAVSDGRITENLLQRNFTAEGPNQKWVTDVTQFRVFDHRIYLSAIKDLWNNEIVAYHLSQRNDNPLVLETFKKAFEKQKDVAGLIVHSDQGYQYTSHAYHDMLPKVGAQISMSRRGNCYDNASMESFFSHLKVEALYPYDIRSIEEAQRRIEEFILFYNEKRAQRKLNKLTPVEYRRQLIA
- a CDS encoding helix-turn-helix domain-containing protein; translation: MAVKGHKCKHYPETLKVEAVRLHVEEGWSYRKIAEHLGVQDKYRVRTWMRKYRENGDASFKDGRGNPYRVETEQDREIRRLQLEVDVLKKWLQILNREGCKTSTSSLTS
- a CDS encoding amidohydrolase; amino-acid sequence: MSLETKKWADEVAEQVISWRRYLHQHPELSFEEEKTSQFIYETLESFGNLELSRPTKTSVVARLIGSQPGKVLGIRADIDALPIHEENDVPYASGKAGVMHACGHDGHTAMLLGAAKILSQYKDQIKGEVRFFFQHAEELPPGGAAEIVRAGAADGLDSIIGIHLASYMPVGKFGVLYGALTSSTDRFDIKIQGKGGHSSQPEASVDPIVIGAQVITGLQQIVSRNVSALDKVVISVTMLNAGTAYNIIPDSMTLTGSTRCFDAQIRQNIPMWIERIVKGITEAHGASYEFTFSHGYTSVVNDKQVTKLMEDTIRERWGEEEIIYIDPLMPGEDFSEYLKKAPGCFIQLGAGNPDKGFTYPHHHPRFDFDEDAMVRGVELFVRAAQKVVME